The DNA sequence TTTTTGGGTTATTGCAGTAGGCAGTTTTGTAAGCTCGCTACCTTGTACAGTGATAGGTCATTGGGTTGAAGAGAGAAAGACCCTTGCTTTGATTTTTAATGGGGATTCAAACAATGGGGTTACAAAGTAATGGCCAAGAGACCTATTTGCAATTGCAACCCTCACCACCATCACTGACCAGGCAAAGCTCGTGGTATAACCTCACTCTCGAAGAAGTTGTGACCCAACTGGGGGACTTGGGGAAGAAACCTCTAGGTAGCATGAACCTCGATGAGCTTCTTAGAAATGTATGGACCGCTGAAGAGAGTCGGTGTGCAGGGATGAGTCGCGTCGGGAGTGGTGTGTCCCCGTCATCGTCGTCGCTGCAGCGCCAGGCCAGCTCGACGCTGGCCAAGGGGCTGAGCGGGAAGACGGTCGAGGAGGTGTGGAAGGAGATCCAGCAGGGGCAGAAGAAGAGGAGCGGGTCGGAGGTGAGGGGTCAGGGTGGGGACCAGACCCCCGGCGAGATGACTCTAGAGGATTTCTTGGTGCAAGCCGGGCTTTTTGCCGATGCTTATTTGGAACCTCCAATGGATCTAAACCTCTCGGAGCCGGCAACTCCTCAGAGCATTACGCCGCCGCTCGGTTTGTCCCCGGCTCCTTCGACGGGCCTGCTGTCGGATTCATCGGTTCCTAGGCGGAAAAGGGGTGACCCAGTTGCATATGAAAGGACACTTGAAAGGAGGTTGAGGAGAAAGATAAAAAACAGAGAGTCGGCTGCACGTTCACGAGCTAGAAAGCAGGTTGGCCCTTTGTTTCTTTTGCAATGGATTTGTTTGTTAAGACATGATTCTGACCTCTATTATTATCTCGACTACCTTACATGTTATACTGCAGGCTTACCAAAATGAGCTAGTGAGCAAGGTTTCACTTTTAGAAGAGGAGAACATAAAGCTAAAGAAAGAGAAGGTAAATCTGATCTTTATGCTCGGTCCGTGAGGGCTAGTACACTCTTGTAGAAAGAAGTTATGCACTGTCTGACTACTTGTTTCCGTAAGACAAGGTAAGACTCGGCTGTTCATAGACCCAACAGTTCTCGTAGGAACAGTTCTTTATGTAGACTATTCATCTAATGAGGGTTTCTTAAAAGTTTTTGCTTTCCCTGCCAAAGAGTTTTTAAGGGTTGAAGTGTTCAGTAGCGGGTAGAGGTATGATTGTAAACTGTAAAAGTTAAAGCTACAGCAAAAAGCTAGAAGCCACAACCAACACTGACACTCCCCTAAGCTATCAAGGTTTTTAAGACATTTGAATGCTGTTCAATTTGCATTAAATTCCAAGTACTCTCTGTCTGATTAATATACTTGGTAAGAATAAGAATGGTGATTGGACCCTCCGACATTGCTATATTTTTCTGTGATTGGTGGATTTAACACTCAGTCAAATGCTTCCGCAAGATAAGGGCCGAACCATGTGAGGGAGAGTTTAGTTCCATCTTactaatttttatgatttgattgtctTGTGTCTATGAATCTTATCCATGTGCATGTACGAGTGATGAGTGGACTTTAAAAAACTTCAGGCATGCCACAATGATTATAATGTTTGTCTTGGCAACAATGAACTTTTTCCACAAATCTGTGGATTCTCCCTTTATGCTGTCCTAAAGCCTAATCTGTTATGGACTTTCCTCTATCAGTTGTTGATCTCCTTCTTGCATAAGACTTAAGTGGACTGGACACTAGGTGTCGGTGCTATGACTACTATATGATTAATGACTCTCTTTCAGGGACTAAAATGATGAGACTTTCAAGATATGTTGTATCTTGGTCACTGTGTATGGTTTTCTTGTACTATACTAATAAAATCCTCTGGCAAGAGTACCTTTGTCTATCATGTGAGAGCACAGATGCAATCCAGTTAGTTATCAACTTGATGGGTGTTTCTATATGGAGACATGTCAGTTGCGGCATTGCTTAGGTGGGCTGTTTGATGTCACAAGGGTTGCTGCGGTTTTTGGACATTATCTATGATTTTACTTGTCCATAAGAACTTAGTATAAGTAGATGCTGTTTATTTATAGACTTCACAAATGGGCCACGAATCACAAATACGGCTGTGGTTGCTGGTTTGTGCCTCAATTAGGCTATATCAGAATCAACTTTGGAAGAATTAAACAATTTTAGTAAATGGTTCAAGTTCTTAATGTTTGAGATACTTCATGCAATGAAAGTGAGGAAGAATTACGAGTCAACAATTCTCTCATTGGCGGGGTGCCTTGAACCTGGATTTGTGACTTAGAGGACTAGGACAGTCTTTTAAGGGATAAAAGCATCTATCCTTTAGCATGGCGATGCGGTGTGAATATTATATATAAAGTACCTATTTTCAGTGATAGTCTTGATATCACGCGTGACTTTTGAAGTGTTGCAGACCACCTATCTCACATGTCTTGCTAGATTATCCTTTTAATGAAAGCATAATATCTTCTGGCACATATGGCTGAAGATGTGAATTCTCATCTAGAACCTAGTTAAGTAAATGGCCTGGTATGTTTTTTTAAAAGTGAGGTGAAAGTGGGAAACTAAACCCTTTTATGTGAGTGGATATTAAACCTATTTAGAGTAGTTATCTGTAATTGCCCCTTTCCTTTTCTATCGTTCTGCCTCGATCGAATCGTCCATTTGCTCAGAGAAGGGTGCACTATTTCAGTGGCTGTGAAATTTAGTGTCTTAAAGTTTGgccggaaaaaaaaacaagagaaaaaaataacgtTTGTGTGCTGAAGAAAGATTTGTCAGTCAGTTTAGGTTGATGGGGACTTGGGTAGCAGCTTGTAATCATTACGGAATGGCCTCAAAATATATCATCTACCTGCCTGATGGGAGGATATCAAATCCTGTCCTCTTCGTAATTTTAACCTCACTAATCTACGAAACTTAATGGTATCTACTATGCCTACTAATATCAATGTATgagtagaggtggcaaaatgggtctagaacccatatttcatgatggtgggtcataaatgggttcgTTAAGTTTTAAAAGTGGGTTATAAATGAGTTACTTAGAAACTTAATGGTCCTAAATGGGTTTTAAATATGTGATAAATGGATTAGCtaagaaaactataaaaaaattttagctatatatttatctttaaaaatgtataagaaataatttttctaaactggATTTTAATAATgaagtattttaataatatagGTCGAGTCAAGTAtgggtcactagatttgtatagcatggaaatgggtcaaaacgggttaagtGGGTCAATAAGGGTCaaaccatattcgacccgacccaaactcGATCCGACCCACCTGTTTGGCAACTCTGGTATGAGTGTGGAGATGCTTAGGTCTTCATCCTTCAACTTAGTTAATTCATGCAAATTGGTGTTTTCGGATTGAAATGAACATGGGAACCCCAGGAAAATACTAGCAGAGAAGGTTTCCATTCCTGTTTTGTGTTTAATCTAGTTGCAACCAGTTTTGATCCTGTCACTTGAAACACGATTGCAGGAATGCGGGGTTTTGCGCTGTGCACTGGGGGGGACTGGAGATATATGAACTATGTGGTTgtgttctttcaacatgattttCGTTTAGTTTGCAAAGACTTTTTGTTGATACCATTGAGCATACATCGACACGGCCTGAATGTTCCAACCAGAACATATATACCTAGTAAACATGCTCAAGAGTCGAATTATTGCAACATGATGATAGATTGGTTTTCTGGAACATCGCGACAAGTGTCCTTGGTTTTGCCAATTCTTTTTTAGTATAAGATCTATTctggattttcttttacaacttTACCCTTTCGCATGATGGtaaaaaacagaaagaatgaAGCACTGGCGATTTTGTTACCCTGCTGTTGTTCTTCCCTGTAGGAATTCGAGACTAAGTTTCAAAATGAAGCGTCACCAAAACCGATATATCAGCTTCGCAGAAGCAGTTCGGCCTCCTTTTGATTCCTATTCGGTCTGATTCCTCCACATGGGGCCCTAAGCAGTGGCGTCCTCGAACCATCGGGTGGCTGCGGCTACTTCTCGACCAGCTCATTCTGCAGGCATGTCCCTCCCAGC is a window from the Rhodamnia argentea isolate NSW1041297 chromosome 8, ASM2092103v1, whole genome shotgun sequence genome containing:
- the LOC115735461 gene encoding ABSCISIC ACID-INSENSITIVE 5-like protein 7 isoform X1, yielding MGIQTMGLQSNGQETYLQLQPSPPSLTRQSSWYNLTLEEVVTQLGDLGKKPLGSMNLDELLRNVWTAEESRCAGMSRVGSGVSPSSSSLQRQASSTLAKGLSGKTVEEVWKEIQQGQKKRSGSEVRGQGGDQTPGEMTLEDFLVQAGLFADAYLEPPMDLNLSEPATPQSITPPLGLSPAPSTGLLSDSSVPRRKRGDPVAYERTLERRLRRKIKNRESAARSRARKQAYQNELVSKVSLLEEENIKLKKEKEFETKFQNEASPKPIYQLRRSSSASF
- the LOC115735461 gene encoding ABSCISIC ACID-INSENSITIVE 5-like protein 7 isoform X2, with the protein product MGIQTMGLQSNGQETYLQLQPSPPSLTRQSSWYNLTLEEVVTQLGDLGKKPLGSMNLDELLRNVWTAEESRCAGMSRVGSGVSPSSSSLQRQASSTLAKGLSGKTVEEVWKEIQQGQKKRSGSEVRGQGGDQTPGEMTLEDFLVQAGLFADAYLEPPMDLNLSEPATPQSITPPLGLSPAPSTGLLSDSSVPRRKRGDPVAYERTLERRLRRKIKNRESAARSRARKQAYQNELVSKVSLLEEENIKLKKEKECGVLRCALGGTGGIRD